From the genome of Polyangiaceae bacterium, one region includes:
- a CDS encoding protein kinase — protein MSTSSDSHGGRFVPRVGAIVAGKYRIERKLGEGGMGLVVAASHLSLGGQVALKFLTQGDELRQDAVTRFTREAQSVARIKSEHVARVLDMGKLDSGDPFIVMELLEGTDLHKLVRKNGPLPVTDAVEYVLQAAEGVAEAHAMGIVHRDLKPANLFLSHKPDGSPFVRVLDFGIAKNIQAQKEAGDVSLTVGTDVLGSPLYMSPEQIRNPKDVDPRADVWSLGTILYKLLTGRAAFEADNPSASLAMIVMEEPTPLRKFRPDVPPELEAVIHRCLEKKLDRRYQTVDELACALLPFVPARHRERPWVPVTTFAATSVMPQIAAPPEQPAAPPRRSSTMIAALAASLTALALAVAMVVWVVASPAAESKTADTVTSAMTAPTPESIPTASASAEAIMTNASAMVEVAVPAVSAMPATSIATPPVVSTPAAPVRAPKPPIRNDALDDRL, from the coding sequence ATGAGCACTTCGAGCGATAGCCACGGCGGCCGCTTCGTACCTCGCGTCGGGGCGATAGTCGCCGGCAAATACCGTATCGAGCGCAAGCTTGGCGAAGGCGGCATGGGCCTCGTCGTCGCTGCAAGTCACTTGTCGCTCGGCGGTCAGGTTGCGCTGAAGTTTCTGACGCAAGGCGACGAGCTTCGACAAGATGCCGTGACTCGATTCACGCGTGAAGCGCAGAGTGTTGCTCGCATCAAGAGCGAACACGTCGCCCGCGTGCTCGACATGGGCAAACTCGATTCGGGCGATCCGTTCATCGTGATGGAGCTGCTCGAAGGAACCGACTTGCACAAGTTGGTCCGGAAGAACGGTCCGCTTCCCGTTACGGATGCCGTCGAGTACGTGTTGCAAGCGGCCGAGGGCGTGGCCGAGGCGCATGCGATGGGCATCGTGCATCGAGATCTCAAGCCCGCCAACTTGTTTCTCTCGCATAAACCGGATGGTTCACCGTTTGTCCGCGTGCTCGACTTTGGAATTGCAAAGAACATCCAAGCTCAAAAAGAAGCGGGTGACGTGAGTTTGACCGTGGGCACGGATGTTCTCGGGTCGCCGCTCTACATGTCGCCCGAGCAAATACGAAATCCGAAAGACGTCGATCCTCGCGCCGACGTCTGGTCTTTGGGCACGATCCTCTACAAACTGCTCACGGGGCGCGCGGCTTTCGAGGCGGACAATCCTTCGGCGAGCTTGGCGATGATCGTCATGGAGGAACCGACGCCTTTGCGGAAGTTTCGCCCTGACGTACCGCCAGAGCTCGAAGCGGTGATTCACCGTTGCCTGGAAAAGAAGCTCGATCGAAGATACCAGACCGTCGATGAGCTTGCGTGCGCGCTGCTCCCGTTTGTCCCGGCACGGCATCGAGAACGTCCATGGGTGCCCGTGACGACGTTTGCAGCAACGAGCGTCATGCCGCAGATTGCAGCTCCGCCCGAGCAACCTGCTGCGCCCCCGCGACGATCCTCGACGATGATCGCGGCTCTTGCAGCATCGCTCACGGCGCTGGCACTCGCGGTCGCGATGGTCGTGTGGGTCGTCGCATCGCCTGCTGCAGAGTCCAAAACTGCGGATACAGTGACGAGTGCCATGACAGCTCCCACACCGGAAAGCATTCCGACGGCCAGCGCGAGCGCCGAAGCCATTATGACGAATGCGAGTGCAATGGTCGAGGTCGCGGTTCCAGCGGTTTCCGCCATGCCTGCGACGAGTATCGCGACGCCGCCCGTGGTCAGCACACCTGCCGCTCCGGTAAGGGCGCCCAAACCTCCCATTAGGAACGACGCGCTCGATGACCGCCTTTGA